A genomic segment from Triticum dicoccoides isolate Atlit2015 ecotype Zavitan chromosome 1A, WEW_v2.0, whole genome shotgun sequence encodes:
- the LOC119273718 gene encoding uncharacterized protein LOC119273718 isoform X4 produces MDAEAGEAPLLSHQHSPNQVPSANHNGKPFNWKAPAIILAFEFLESIAYAGIALNLVVYLGKVLHGTTASNAANVDTWNGTTFLTPVLGAFLADTYWGKYKTVAISIIFYLTGLLIITASAIIPSLQPAACEGTSCPPATGFQNFVFFTALYLVSVGTGGVKSALLPLGADQYDDSNLEQSKKKQAFFSWFFIAINLGVFISGTVVVWIQQNVAWSLGFGISSICLIIATVAFLAGTPIYRVQLPTGSPLKSLVAVFVASFKKRKVEVPADSSILFDGNETDLTNEAPNKLAHTEGFRCLDKAAVVLGDQEIKESLSGRPWMLCTVTQVEEVKILVRMLPIWFTSVFYAASMCQTATTFIQQGNKMNTKIGSFSVPPASMNSASVVFMMIFVVIQDSIVIPMARRYTGNVAGLTQLQRMGVGRFLAVPALAAAALVEMWRLRSIRAGHNLSIAWQLPQFMLIACSDVFCGIAQLEFFYSEAPMSMRSLCSAFSFLAMSLGYYLNSMIISAIAALTKGGGGQGWLPADLNDGHLDYYFWLWAGIGAVNFVVYTAFAKNYTMASSAGNGKEMAALESGHGSSSSSSSSPAAAAKMTAVAGKPRPFTWTGPAIVMGFELLESIAFSGVALNLVIYLGTVLHGTTAFNAAHVDTWNGTTFIVPVLGAFLADSCWGKYNTIVVSLLFYLAGLVLLTLSAAISPFRPSSCQGLSCPPASRTQFSVFFAALYLTSIGTGGVKSALLPFGAEQYDDSSPEESRRKQSFFTWFFGAINLGIFVAGTLVSWLQQNVSWALGFGVSALCLLLAAAGFLAGTPWYRVQLPAGSPLRDILRVVVASVKKRKTRLPAAAGQGDLGLHEVAEDDDLQKLAHTKGLRCLDKAAAKGGDGREGPWNLCTVSEVEAVKILARMVPIWVTCVLYAASLGQMTTTFIQQGMTMDNKLLGKVKVPVASMVSIEVVFMLLWVLLHDAVIMPLARRWGRAGSAGLSQLQRMGVGRVLVVLAMATAALVESRRLHVAGAGRKMGIAWQVPQFVLVAGSDVFCGIAQLEFFYGEAPASMRSICSAFSFLALSLGFYVNSVVVTAVAALRPGWLARDLNEGHLDYYFWLWAVISAGNLLLYLLLAAQYTPKQVLRHSP; encoded by the exons atGGACGCGGAGgccggagaggcgcccctcctctccCACCAGCACAGCCCCAACCAG GTCCCGTCGGCAAATCACAACGGCAAACCCTTCAACTGGAAGGCTCCTGCTATTATCTTGG CGTTTGAGTTCTTGGAGAGCATTGCCTACGCTGGTATTGCCCTCAACTTGGTAGTATATCTTGGGAAGGTCCTTCATGGAACTACGGCTTCAAATGCCGCGAATGTCGATACATGGAACGGCACCACGTTCCTCACGCCCGTTCTCGGAGCATTTCTTGCTGATACATACTGGGGGAAGTACAAGACCGTCGCAATCTCCATAATATTCTATCTTACT GGGCTGCTCATCATAACTGCTTCGGCGATCATTCCATCTTTACAACCCGCCGCATGTGAAGGAACTTCATGCCCTCCTGCCACAGGGTTTCAGAATTTTGTCTTCTTTACTGCACTATACCTTGTCTCGGTTGGGACTGGAGGGGTTAAATCAGCTTTGCTCCCACTTGGAGCTGATCAGTATGATGATTCAAACCTTGAGCAGAGTAAAAAGAAGCAGGCTTTCTTTAGCTGGTTCTTCATTGCCATTAACCTTGGCGTCTTCATCTCGGGGACAGTTGTTGTATGGATACAGCAAAATGTTGCTTGGTCTCTTGGATTCGGCATCTCATCGATATGCCTCATTATCGCCACAGTTGCCTTCTTGGCAGGAACACCAATCTACAGGGTTCAACTTCCTACTGGAAGCCCACTGAAAAGTCTTGTAGCGGTGTTTGTCGCATCATTTAAAAAGAGGAAAGTGGAGGTTCCTGCTGATAGCTCAATATTGTTTGATGGGAATGAAACCGACTTAACCAATGAGGCACCAAACAAATTGGCACATACCGAAGGATTCAG GTGCTTAGATAAGGCTGCCGTAGTCTTAGGGGACCAAGAGATAAAGGAGAGCCTTTCTGGGCGTCCATGGATGCTATGCACAGTAACTCAGGTGGAGGAAGTGAAGATCCTTGTTCGGATGCTTCCAATATGGTTCACCAGCGTGTTCTACGCAGCTTCCATGTGCCAAACGGCCACCACCTTCATCCAACAGGGGAACAAAATGAACACAAAGATTGGATCCTTCTCCGTCCCTCCTGCTTCCATGAACTCTGCCTCGGTGGTCTTCATGATGATCTTTGTCGTGATCCAGGACAGCATTGTGATCCCAATGGCCAGACGATACACCGGAAACGTCGCCGGGCTCacgcagctgcagcgcatgggcgtTGGCCGGTTCCTGGCGGTCCCGGCGCTGGCCGCGGCCGCGCTGGTTGAGATGTGGAGGCTGCGCAGCATCAGGGCCGGCCACAACCTGAGCATAGCATGGCAGCTCCCCCAGTTCATGCTCATCGCCTGCTCCGACGTGTTCTGCGGCATAGCTCAGCTCGAGTTCTTCTACTCGGAGGCCCCCATGTCGATGCGGAGCCTGTGCTCGGCGTTCTCGTTCCTTGCGATGTCGCTTGGATATTACCTGAACTCGATGATCATCTCGGCCATCGCTGCTCTGACGAAGGGCGGGGGCGGGCAGGGCTGGCTTCCCGCCGACCTGAACGACGGGCATCTCGACTACTACTTCTGGCTGTGGGCGGGGATCGGCGCGGTGAACTTTGTTGTGTACACGGCATTCGCCAAGAATTACACG ATGGCGTCCTCTGCTGGTAATGGCAAGGAGATGGCCGCGCTCGAGTCCGGCCAtgggtcgtcgtcctcctcctcctcgtcgccggccgctGCTGCCAAGATGACGGCGGTGGCGGGGAAACCGCGCCCCTTCACCTGGACAGGGCCTGCCATTGTTATGG GCTTCGAGTTGCTGGAGAGCATCGCCTTCTCCGGCGTTGCGCTGAACCTGGTCATCTACCTGGGCACCGTGCTCCATGGCACCACCGCCTTCAACGCCGCCCACGTCGACACCTGGAACGGCACCACCTTCATCGTCCCCGTcctcggcgccttcctcgccgacaGCTGCTGGGGCAAGTACAACACCATCGTCGTCTCGCTCCTCTTCTACCTCGCC GGCCTCGTGCTGCTCACCCTGTCCGCGGCGATCTCGCCCTTCCGGCCGTCGTCGTGCCAGGGGCTCTCGTGCCCGCCGGCCTCACGGACCCAGTTCTCCGTCTTCTTCGCGGCGCTGTACTTGACCTCCATCGGCACGGGGGGCGTCAAGTCGGCGCTGCTCCCGTTCGGGGCGGAGCAGTACGACGACAGCAGCCCGGAggagagccggaggaagcagtCCTTCTTCACCTGGTTCTTCGGCGCCATCAACctcggcatcttcgtcgccgggaCGCTCGTGTCCTGGCTGCAGCAGAACGTGTCCTGGGCGCTCGGCTTCGGCGTCTCCGCGCTCTGCCTGCTCCTGGCGGCCGCGGGCTTCCTGGCCGGCACGCCCTGGTACAGGGTGCAGCTCCCCGCCGGCAGCCCGCTCAGGGACATCCTCAGGGTGGTGGTGGCGTCCGtcaagaagaggaagaccaggCTGCCTGCAGCCGCGGGTCAAGGTGACCTTGGCCTGCACGAGGTGGCGGAAGACGACGACCTGCAGAAGCTGGCGCACACCAAGGGGCTCAGGTGCCTGGACAAGGCCGCGGCGAAGGGCGGCGACGGCCGCGAAGGCCCGTGGAATCTGTGCACGGTGAGCGAGGTGGAGGCCGTCAAGATCCTGGCGCGCATGGTGCCCATCTGGGTGACGTGCGTGCTCTACGCGGCGTCCCTGGGGCAGATGACCACCACCTTCATCCAGCAGGGGATGACCATGGACAACAAGCTGCTCGGGAAGGTGAAGGTGCCGGTGGCGTCGATGGTGTCGATCGAGGTGGTGTTCATGCTGCTGTGGGTGCTTCTGCACGACGCCGTCATCATGCCGCTCGCCAGGAGATGGGGCCGAGCCGGGAGCGCCGGGCTGTCCCAGCTCCAGCGGATGGGCGTGGGGAGGGTCCTGGTGGTTctggcgatggcgacggcggcgctggTGGAGAGCCGGCGGCTGCACGTGGCCGGTGCGGGCAGGAAGATGGGCATCGCGTGGCAGGTGCCGCAGTTCGTGCTGGTGGCCGGGTCGGACGTGTTCTGCGGGATCGCGCAGCTGGAGTTCTTCTACGGGGAGGCGCCGGCGTCGATGCGCAGCATCTGCTCCGCCTTCTCCTTCCTCGCGCTGTCGCTGGGGTTCTACGTCAACTCGGTGGTGGTGACCGCGGTGGCGGCGCTGAGGCCCGGGTGGCTGGCGCGCGACCTCAACGAGGGGCACCTGGACTACTACTTCTGGCTGTGGGCCGTCATCAGCGCCGGCAACCTGCTGCTCTACCTGCTGCTTGCCGCCCAGTACACGCCCAAGCAAGTCCTCCGCCACTCGCCATAG
- the LOC119273718 gene encoding protein NRT1/ PTR FAMILY 8.3-like isoform X2 has translation MASSAGNGKEMAALESGHGSSSSSSSSPAAAAKMTAVAGKPRPFTWTGPAIVMGFELLESIAFSGVALNLVIYLGTVLHGTTAFNAAHVDTWNGTTFIVPVLGAFLADSCWGKYNTIVVSLLFYLAGLVLLTLSAAISPFRPSSCQGLSCPPASRTQFSVFFAALYLTSIGTGGVKSALLPFGAEQYDDSSPEESRRKQSFFTWFFGAINLGIFVAGTLVSWLQQNVSWALGFGVSALCLLLAAAGFLAGTPWYRVQLPAGSPLRDILRVVVASVKKRKTRLPAAAGQGDLGLHEVAEDDDLQKLAHTKGLRCLDKAAAKGGDGREGPWNLCTVSEVEAVKILARMVPIWVTCVLYAASLGQMTTTFIQQGMTMDNKLLGKVKVPVASMVSIEVVFMLLWVLLHDAVIMPLARRWGRAGSAGLSQLQRMGVGRVLVVLAMATAALVESRRLHVAGAGRKMGIAWQVPQFVLVAGSDVFCGIAQLEFFYGEAPASMRSICSAFSFLALSLGFYVNSVVVTAVAALRPGWLARDLNEGHLDYYFWLWAVISAGNLLLYLLLAAQYTPKQVLRHSP, from the exons ATGGCGTCCTCTGCTGGTAATGGCAAGGAGATGGCCGCGCTCGAGTCCGGCCAtgggtcgtcgtcctcctcctcctcgtcgccggccgctGCTGCCAAGATGACGGCGGTGGCGGGGAAACCGCGCCCCTTCACCTGGACAGGGCCTGCCATTGTTATGG GCTTCGAGTTGCTGGAGAGCATCGCCTTCTCCGGCGTTGCGCTGAACCTGGTCATCTACCTGGGCACCGTGCTCCATGGCACCACCGCCTTCAACGCCGCCCACGTCGACACCTGGAACGGCACCACCTTCATCGTCCCCGTcctcggcgccttcctcgccgacaGCTGCTGGGGCAAGTACAACACCATCGTCGTCTCGCTCCTCTTCTACCTCGCC GGCCTCGTGCTGCTCACCCTGTCCGCGGCGATCTCGCCCTTCCGGCCGTCGTCGTGCCAGGGGCTCTCGTGCCCGCCGGCCTCACGGACCCAGTTCTCCGTCTTCTTCGCGGCGCTGTACTTGACCTCCATCGGCACGGGGGGCGTCAAGTCGGCGCTGCTCCCGTTCGGGGCGGAGCAGTACGACGACAGCAGCCCGGAggagagccggaggaagcagtCCTTCTTCACCTGGTTCTTCGGCGCCATCAACctcggcatcttcgtcgccgggaCGCTCGTGTCCTGGCTGCAGCAGAACGTGTCCTGGGCGCTCGGCTTCGGCGTCTCCGCGCTCTGCCTGCTCCTGGCGGCCGCGGGCTTCCTGGCCGGCACGCCCTGGTACAGGGTGCAGCTCCCCGCCGGCAGCCCGCTCAGGGACATCCTCAGGGTGGTGGTGGCGTCCGtcaagaagaggaagaccaggCTGCCTGCAGCCGCGGGTCAAGGTGACCTTGGCCTGCACGAGGTGGCGGAAGACGACGACCTGCAGAAGCTGGCGCACACCAAGGGGCTCAGGTGCCTGGACAAGGCCGCGGCGAAGGGCGGCGACGGCCGCGAAGGCCCGTGGAATCTGTGCACGGTGAGCGAGGTGGAGGCCGTCAAGATCCTGGCGCGCATGGTGCCCATCTGGGTGACGTGCGTGCTCTACGCGGCGTCCCTGGGGCAGATGACCACCACCTTCATCCAGCAGGGGATGACCATGGACAACAAGCTGCTCGGGAAGGTGAAGGTGCCGGTGGCGTCGATGGTGTCGATCGAGGTGGTGTTCATGCTGCTGTGGGTGCTTCTGCACGACGCCGTCATCATGCCGCTCGCCAGGAGATGGGGCCGAGCCGGGAGCGCCGGGCTGTCCCAGCTCCAGCGGATGGGCGTGGGGAGGGTCCTGGTGGTTctggcgatggcgacggcggcgctggTGGAGAGCCGGCGGCTGCACGTGGCCGGTGCGGGCAGGAAGATGGGCATCGCGTGGCAGGTGCCGCAGTTCGTGCTGGTGGCCGGGTCGGACGTGTTCTGCGGGATCGCGCAGCTGGAGTTCTTCTACGGGGAGGCGCCGGCGTCGATGCGCAGCATCTGCTCCGCCTTCTCCTTCCTCGCGCTGTCGCTGGGGTTCTACGTCAACTCGGTGGTGGTGACCGCGGTGGCGGCGCTGAGGCCCGGGTGGCTGGCGCGCGACCTCAACGAGGGGCACCTGGACTACTACTTCTGGCTGTGGGCCGTCATCAGCGCCGGCAACCTGCTGCTCTACCTGCTGCTTGCCGCCCAGTACACGCCCAAGCAAGTCCTCCGCCACTCGCCATAG
- the LOC119273718 gene encoding protein NRT1/ PTR FAMILY 8.5-like isoform X3 — protein MATPRASDSAPGLSDRVPSANHNGKPFNWKAPAIILAFEFLESIAYAGIALNLVVYLGKVLHGTTASNAANVDTWNGTTFLTPVLGAFLADTYWGKYKTVAISIIFYLTGLLIITASAIIPSLQPAACEGTSCPPATGFQNFVFFTALYLVSVGTGGVKSALLPLGADQYDDSNLEQSKKKQAFFSWFFIAINLGVFISGTVVVWIQQNVAWSLGFGISSICLIIATVAFLAGTPIYRVQLPTGSPLKSLVAVFVASFKKRKVEVPADSSILFDGNETDLTNEAPNKLAHTEGFRCLDKAAVVLGDQEIKESLSGRPWMLCTVTQVEEVKILVRMLPIWFTSVFYAASMCQTATTFIQQGNKMNTKIGSFSVPPASMNSASVVFMMIFVVIQDSIVIPMARRYTGNVAGLTQLQRMGVGRFLAVPALAAAALVEMWRLRSIRAGHNLSIAWQLPQFMLIACSDVFCGIAQLEFFYSEAPMSMRSLCSAFSFLAMSLGYYLNSMIISAIAALTKGGGGQGWLPADLNDGHLDYYFWLWAGIGAVNFVVYTAFAKNYTVKKVELR, from the exons ATGGCCACGCCACGGGCTTCAGATTCGGCTCCGGGTTTGTCAGATAGG GTCCCGTCGGCAAATCACAACGGCAAACCCTTCAACTGGAAGGCTCCTGCTATTATCTTGG CGTTTGAGTTCTTGGAGAGCATTGCCTACGCTGGTATTGCCCTCAACTTGGTAGTATATCTTGGGAAGGTCCTTCATGGAACTACGGCTTCAAATGCCGCGAATGTCGATACATGGAACGGCACCACGTTCCTCACGCCCGTTCTCGGAGCATTTCTTGCTGATACATACTGGGGGAAGTACAAGACCGTCGCAATCTCCATAATATTCTATCTTACT GGGCTGCTCATCATAACTGCTTCGGCGATCATTCCATCTTTACAACCCGCCGCATGTGAAGGAACTTCATGCCCTCCTGCCACAGGGTTTCAGAATTTTGTCTTCTTTACTGCACTATACCTTGTCTCGGTTGGGACTGGAGGGGTTAAATCAGCTTTGCTCCCACTTGGAGCTGATCAGTATGATGATTCAAACCTTGAGCAGAGTAAAAAGAAGCAGGCTTTCTTTAGCTGGTTCTTCATTGCCATTAACCTTGGCGTCTTCATCTCGGGGACAGTTGTTGTATGGATACAGCAAAATGTTGCTTGGTCTCTTGGATTCGGCATCTCATCGATATGCCTCATTATCGCCACAGTTGCCTTCTTGGCAGGAACACCAATCTACAGGGTTCAACTTCCTACTGGAAGCCCACTGAAAAGTCTTGTAGCGGTGTTTGTCGCATCATTTAAAAAGAGGAAAGTGGAGGTTCCTGCTGATAGCTCAATATTGTTTGATGGGAATGAAACCGACTTAACCAATGAGGCACCAAACAAATTGGCACATACCGAAGGATTCAG GTGCTTAGATAAGGCTGCCGTAGTCTTAGGGGACCAAGAGATAAAGGAGAGCCTTTCTGGGCGTCCATGGATGCTATGCACAGTAACTCAGGTGGAGGAAGTGAAGATCCTTGTTCGGATGCTTCCAATATGGTTCACCAGCGTGTTCTACGCAGCTTCCATGTGCCAAACGGCCACCACCTTCATCCAACAGGGGAACAAAATGAACACAAAGATTGGATCCTTCTCCGTCCCTCCTGCTTCCATGAACTCTGCCTCGGTGGTCTTCATGATGATCTTTGTCGTGATCCAGGACAGCATTGTGATCCCAATGGCCAGACGATACACCGGAAACGTCGCCGGGCTCacgcagctgcagcgcatgggcgtTGGCCGGTTCCTGGCGGTCCCGGCGCTGGCCGCGGCCGCGCTGGTTGAGATGTGGAGGCTGCGCAGCATCAGGGCCGGCCACAACCTGAGCATAGCATGGCAGCTCCCCCAGTTCATGCTCATCGCCTGCTCCGACGTGTTCTGCGGCATAGCTCAGCTCGAGTTCTTCTACTCGGAGGCCCCCATGTCGATGCGGAGCCTGTGCTCGGCGTTCTCGTTCCTTGCGATGTCGCTTGGATATTACCTGAACTCGATGATCATCTCGGCCATCGCTGCTCTGACGAAGGGCGGGGGCGGGCAGGGCTGGCTTCCCGCCGACCTGAACGACGGGCATCTCGACTACTACTTCTGGCTGTGGGCGGGGATCGGCGCGGTGAACTTTGTTGTGTACACGGCATTCGCCAAGAATTACACGGTGAAGAAAGTCGAGCTCCGGTGA
- the LOC119273718 gene encoding protein NRT1/ PTR FAMILY 8.3-like isoform X1 — protein MDGAKAHGPAPPARPRPPLTDEMASSAGNGKEMAALESGHGSSSSSSSSPAAAAKMTAVAGKPRPFTWTGPAIVMGFELLESIAFSGVALNLVIYLGTVLHGTTAFNAAHVDTWNGTTFIVPVLGAFLADSCWGKYNTIVVSLLFYLAGLVLLTLSAAISPFRPSSCQGLSCPPASRTQFSVFFAALYLTSIGTGGVKSALLPFGAEQYDDSSPEESRRKQSFFTWFFGAINLGIFVAGTLVSWLQQNVSWALGFGVSALCLLLAAAGFLAGTPWYRVQLPAGSPLRDILRVVVASVKKRKTRLPAAAGQGDLGLHEVAEDDDLQKLAHTKGLRCLDKAAAKGGDGREGPWNLCTVSEVEAVKILARMVPIWVTCVLYAASLGQMTTTFIQQGMTMDNKLLGKVKVPVASMVSIEVVFMLLWVLLHDAVIMPLARRWGRAGSAGLSQLQRMGVGRVLVVLAMATAALVESRRLHVAGAGRKMGIAWQVPQFVLVAGSDVFCGIAQLEFFYGEAPASMRSICSAFSFLALSLGFYVNSVVVTAVAALRPGWLARDLNEGHLDYYFWLWAVISAGNLLLYLLLAAQYTPKQVLRHSP, from the exons ATGGATGGCGCCAAGGCTCACGGTCCCGCACCGCCCGCACGCCCACGGCCGCCTCTGACGGATGAG ATGGCGTCCTCTGCTGGTAATGGCAAGGAGATGGCCGCGCTCGAGTCCGGCCAtgggtcgtcgtcctcctcctcctcgtcgccggccgctGCTGCCAAGATGACGGCGGTGGCGGGGAAACCGCGCCCCTTCACCTGGACAGGGCCTGCCATTGTTATGG GCTTCGAGTTGCTGGAGAGCATCGCCTTCTCCGGCGTTGCGCTGAACCTGGTCATCTACCTGGGCACCGTGCTCCATGGCACCACCGCCTTCAACGCCGCCCACGTCGACACCTGGAACGGCACCACCTTCATCGTCCCCGTcctcggcgccttcctcgccgacaGCTGCTGGGGCAAGTACAACACCATCGTCGTCTCGCTCCTCTTCTACCTCGCC GGCCTCGTGCTGCTCACCCTGTCCGCGGCGATCTCGCCCTTCCGGCCGTCGTCGTGCCAGGGGCTCTCGTGCCCGCCGGCCTCACGGACCCAGTTCTCCGTCTTCTTCGCGGCGCTGTACTTGACCTCCATCGGCACGGGGGGCGTCAAGTCGGCGCTGCTCCCGTTCGGGGCGGAGCAGTACGACGACAGCAGCCCGGAggagagccggaggaagcagtCCTTCTTCACCTGGTTCTTCGGCGCCATCAACctcggcatcttcgtcgccgggaCGCTCGTGTCCTGGCTGCAGCAGAACGTGTCCTGGGCGCTCGGCTTCGGCGTCTCCGCGCTCTGCCTGCTCCTGGCGGCCGCGGGCTTCCTGGCCGGCACGCCCTGGTACAGGGTGCAGCTCCCCGCCGGCAGCCCGCTCAGGGACATCCTCAGGGTGGTGGTGGCGTCCGtcaagaagaggaagaccaggCTGCCTGCAGCCGCGGGTCAAGGTGACCTTGGCCTGCACGAGGTGGCGGAAGACGACGACCTGCAGAAGCTGGCGCACACCAAGGGGCTCAGGTGCCTGGACAAGGCCGCGGCGAAGGGCGGCGACGGCCGCGAAGGCCCGTGGAATCTGTGCACGGTGAGCGAGGTGGAGGCCGTCAAGATCCTGGCGCGCATGGTGCCCATCTGGGTGACGTGCGTGCTCTACGCGGCGTCCCTGGGGCAGATGACCACCACCTTCATCCAGCAGGGGATGACCATGGACAACAAGCTGCTCGGGAAGGTGAAGGTGCCGGTGGCGTCGATGGTGTCGATCGAGGTGGTGTTCATGCTGCTGTGGGTGCTTCTGCACGACGCCGTCATCATGCCGCTCGCCAGGAGATGGGGCCGAGCCGGGAGCGCCGGGCTGTCCCAGCTCCAGCGGATGGGCGTGGGGAGGGTCCTGGTGGTTctggcgatggcgacggcggcgctggTGGAGAGCCGGCGGCTGCACGTGGCCGGTGCGGGCAGGAAGATGGGCATCGCGTGGCAGGTGCCGCAGTTCGTGCTGGTGGCCGGGTCGGACGTGTTCTGCGGGATCGCGCAGCTGGAGTTCTTCTACGGGGAGGCGCCGGCGTCGATGCGCAGCATCTGCTCCGCCTTCTCCTTCCTCGCGCTGTCGCTGGGGTTCTACGTCAACTCGGTGGTGGTGACCGCGGTGGCGGCGCTGAGGCCCGGGTGGCTGGCGCGCGACCTCAACGAGGGGCACCTGGACTACTACTTCTGGCTGTGGGCCGTCATCAGCGCCGGCAACCTGCTGCTCTACCTGCTGCTTGCCGCCCAGTACACGCCCAAGCAAGTCCTCCGCCACTCGCCATAG